AAATATCAAAAATAGGAGAAAAAATGAAAATAAATCAAATGGATTTAAATCCAATATTTTTATATGAAAAGGGCGCAAAGGTTATAGATGCGAAAATCATTATGGAGGAATAGAATGGAGTTACTGAAGCAGGGAAAAAAAGTATTGCTAGGCAACGAAGCAATTGCAATTGGGGCGCTTGAGGCTGGCGTAGATATTGTAACAACCTATCCCGGCACCCCATCTTCAGAAATTGCAGATACATTTTCGGAAATTGCAGTAGATATGAAAAAAAAAGGGATTGAACCACCTTTTTATTTTCAATATTCTGTAAATGAAAAAGTTGCTGTTGAGTTTGCTGCTGCATGCTCTGTAAGCGGGCTTAGAAGTCTTACCTGCATGAAGCATGTTGGAATTAATGTGGCAAGTGATGCAATAATGACTTATGCATATGTTGGATGCAAAGGAGGACATGTGATTGTAACCGCTGATGACCCAAGTTGCCATTCAAGCCAGAATGAACAGGATAATAGGATTTTTGCAAGGTTTGCATGTATGCCAATGTTTGAGCCATCCAATCCACAGGAAGCAAAGGATATGACAATTGAGGCATTTAATGTTTCGGAAAAACTATCGATACCAGTGTTTTTAAGGACTACAACAAGAATAAGCCACATGCGGGGTGTAGTGGATTGCAAAAATTTTCCGATGAAAAAAAGGCAGGGAACTTTTAGCAAGGATGGAACGATGGTAACTGTTCCAGAAATTGCAAGAAAACTCCATCCATTGCTTATTAAAAAAATGGAAGAAGCAGAAAAAATAGCGGATGAAAGCATTTTTAATGTAATTGAATATCACGGCGGAAATTATGGAATAATTACAGGAGGGGCAAGTTATAATTATGTAAGGGAAGCAGTTGATGATTTGGATATAAAATGCAAAATTTTAAAAATAGGGATGAGCAATCCACTACCAAGAAAAAAAATAATAGATTTTTTAAAAGAATGTGAAAAAGTGCTTGTTGTGGAAGAGCTGGAGCCATTTATGGAAGAGCAAATAAAGGCGATAGCAAAAGAAAATGAAATAAAAGTAGAAATATATGGAAAGAATTTCAGCTCTCTCAAAAGATATTATGAATATAATCCAGATATAGTTTATAAGGCATTGTGCGATTTTTATGGAATTCCATATGAAGAAAAAGATATTAAGGCAGGAGTTATTTCCCGCCCCCCTGTGCTTTGCCCCGGCTGCCCCCACAGGGCTACATATTATGCGGTAAAGCAGGTGGCGCCAAAAGATGCAATTTATCCAACTGATATAGGATGCTATACCCTCGGCATATTACCTCCCTACAAAACTGCTGACTTTTTGTTATGCATGGGTTCAAGTGTTGGCTCTGCATGCGGTTTTTCAAAAGCAACGGGACAGAAGGTTATTGCATTTATAGGAGATTCAACATTTTATCATGCTGGCTTGCCCGCCTTAATAAATGCAATTCATCATAAACATAACTTTATTCTCATAATTTTAGATAACTTCACAACCGCAATGACAGGGCATCAACCCCATCCAGGAAATGAAAAGAATGGAATGGGAGAGGATGCAATAAGAGTTGATATTGAAAAAATTGCAAGAGGGATGGGTGTTAAAAATGTTGAAGTTGTGAATCCAAAAAATATAGAGGAAACAAAAATGGCTATTAAGAGAGCTCTGGAAAGAGATGAGCTTTCTGTAATAATTTCCCGCTCACCCTGCATATTAATTGAAAAAAGAAAGGAAGAGAAATATGCAATAGATGAGGAAAAATGCAAGAAATGCAAGATATGCATAACAAAATTTGCTTGCCCAGCATTTTATTTTGAAGGAGAAAATATAAAGATAAATGAGGAAATCTGCACTGCCTGCGGGGTTTGCGTGCAGGTATGTCCGTTTGGAGCGATAGGGAGAAAATGAAGAGAAGTGTTGTTATATGTGGGGTTGGAGGACAGGGAATAATAACGACAGCAAATATAATTGCAAAATCAGCCCTTAAGGATGGTTATGATGTTGTTATGTCAGAACTTCATGGTATGGCACAGAGAGGGGGAAATGTTGAATGTGTTGTCAGGATAGGAAATGTTTTTTCTCCAATTTTAAAAAAATTTTCAGCGGATGCAATTCTTTCATTTGAACCACTTGAAGCACTAAGAAATCTGGAAAAAGTTAAAAAAGATGGTGTTGTGCTTACAGATATAAATCCTATTGTTCCTCCTTTAACTTCTCTTGGAGTTGAAGAATACCCTCAACTGGATGAAATATTTGGAGAAATATCCTCTCATTGCAGATTGATAAAAATAGATGCAAATAGAATAGCAAATAGTGTTGGAAGCATATTGACAAAGAATATTGTTATGCTTGGCTCATTTTATGCCCTTAATATTTTCCCGTTAAAAGAAGAAAATATAGTTGAAACAATGAAGGAAAGTTTCTCTAAAAAATACATTGAAAAAAATTTGGAGGCTTTTAGAAGGGGAAAGGAAGAAGCGAATAAATTCTTATGAATCTTTATAAAAAAACTTATGAGATTGTAAAGCAAATTCCAAGAGGAAAGGTTTCTACATATGGAGATGTTGCAATTGCTCTTGGGGACATAGTTGCATCCCGTGCTGTGGGAAAAATGCTAAATGAAAATCCATACAGGGATGTGCCATGCTATAGGGTTGTGCGAAGTGACGGAAGCGTTGGTGGATATGCTCATGGTATTGAGAAAAAAATTGAATTGCTTATGAAAGACGGGATTGAAGTTAAAGATGGAAAGATAAACCTTGATAAATATTTATTTAATGATTTCAAAAGCAATTATCCATTAAAAAAATTGAGGAAGGAGCAGGAAAATTTGAGGCGCAGAATTGTTTTTGAAAAAATTGAAGGGGCAGAGAGGCTGGCGGGGGTTGATGTTGCCTATGGAAAATATGCATATGGGGCATATGTTGAATGCGAAAATTATAACATTACAAAAGTAAAAGTCACAAGAAAAAAAATAGAATTTCCCTATATTCCCACATACCTTGCATATCGCGAATTGCCTGTTCTGCAGGATTTAATAAAAAATGAAAATCCAGATGTTGTGTTAGTGGATGGAAATGGATTGCTTCATCCTCGCTTTTTTGGAATTGCCTGCCATTTCGGAGTTATAAATAATTTGCCTACTATAGGAGTTGCAAAAAAATTGCTCACTGGTTCGGAAAAAAATGAATATATTTTTATAGGAGATAAAAAAGTTGGGCTTAAAATTAATAAATTTTTTATTTCACCAGGAAACAGGATAGATATTGAAAGCAGTAAAAAAATTTTCAAAAAACTTATTGAAAAAAATTTAAATTTGGTTCATTTAGCGCATCTTAAAGCAAATGAAGAAAAAAGAAAAGAAGAAAAATAATTATTCCTTTACTTCTCCAGTTGTTATTATATTCTTGATAACTTTTTCTATTCTATCAATGGCATGAAGAGCTTTTTCAAGTTTTTTCCTTTTCTCATTTTCAGTTTCTTCAATTACCAAACTTATATAACCTTTCGCTATTGTTGTTGGATTGAAAAAATAGTGTGCAGTTTTTAACTTAAATTCTCTTTCTTTTTCAAGTGCTTCCTTTAAAACTTCTTCTGCAACTTTTCTTTCC
This genomic stretch from Thermoplasmatales archaeon harbors:
- the iorA gene encoding indolepyruvate ferredoxin oxidoreductase subunit alpha gives rise to the protein MELLKQGKKVLLGNEAIAIGALEAGVDIVTTYPGTPSSEIADTFSEIAVDMKKKGIEPPFYFQYSVNEKVAVEFAAACSVSGLRSLTCMKHVGINVASDAIMTYAYVGCKGGHVIVTADDPSCHSSQNEQDNRIFARFACMPMFEPSNPQEAKDMTIEAFNVSEKLSIPVFLRTTTRISHMRGVVDCKNFPMKKRQGTFSKDGTMVTVPEIARKLHPLLIKKMEEAEKIADESIFNVIEYHGGNYGIITGGASYNYVREAVDDLDIKCKILKIGMSNPLPRKKIIDFLKECEKVLVVEELEPFMEEQIKAIAKENEIKVEIYGKNFSSLKRYYEYNPDIVYKALCDFYGIPYEEKDIKAGVISRPPVLCPGCPHRATYYAVKQVAPKDAIYPTDIGCYTLGILPPYKTADFLLCMGSSVGSACGFSKATGQKVIAFIGDSTFYHAGLPALINAIHHKHNFILIILDNFTTAMTGHQPHPGNEKNGMGEDAIRVDIEKIARGMGVKNVEVVNPKNIEETKMAIKRALERDELSVIISRSPCILIEKRKEEKYAIDEEKCKKCKICITKFACPAFYFEGENIKINEEICTACGVCVQVCPFGAIGRK
- a CDS encoding endonuclease V; the protein is MNLYKKTYEIVKQIPRGKVSTYGDVAIALGDIVASRAVGKMLNENPYRDVPCYRVVRSDGSVGGYAHGIEKKIELLMKDGIEVKDGKINLDKYLFNDFKSNYPLKKLRKEQENLRRRIVFEKIEGAERLAGVDVAYGKYAYGAYVECENYNITKVKVTRKKIEFPYIPTYLAYRELPVLQDLIKNENPDVVLVDGNGLLHPRFFGIACHFGVINNLPTIGVAKKLLTGSEKNEYIFIGDKKVGLKINKFFISPGNRIDIESSKKIFKKLIEKNLNLVHLAHLKANEEKRKEEK
- a CDS encoding indolepyruvate oxidoreductase subunit beta; translation: MKRSVVICGVGGQGIITTANIIAKSALKDGYDVVMSELHGMAQRGGNVECVVRIGNVFSPILKKFSADAILSFEPLEALRNLEKVKKDGVVLTDINPIVPPLTSLGVEEYPQLDEIFGEISSHCRLIKIDANRIANSVGSILTKNIVMLGSFYALNIFPLKEENIVETMKESFSKKYIEKNLEAFRRGKEEANKFL